In Longimicrobiaceae bacterium, the DNA window GGGAGCCGCTGCGCCGCCTGCGCGAGGTGGCCGACTGGGCCGCGGGATCCGGCGCCTGGCTGAACGTGGAGCTGAAGGGCGAGGGGACCGAAGCCGCCGCGCTCGCGGCGCTGGAGCGGGCCGGCGTCCTGGAGCGCACCTTCGTCTCCTCGTTCCTCCCCACCGTGGTGCTGGAGGTGGGAAGGCTGGCGCCCGGCGTGCGCCGCGCCATGGTGACCGAGGTGTGGGACGCCACGGTGGCGGAGCTGGTGCGCGACTGCGGCGCCGGGGGCGTGTGCATCCACCGGGCGCTGGCGACCCCGGAGCGGCTGGCGGAGCTCGCCGCCGCGCGGCTCCCCACCGTCGTCTGGACGGTGGACGACCCGGCGGAGATCCGGGCACTGCTGGAGGCCCGCGTCGCCGCCATCATCACCAACGACCCGCGCACCGCAGTCGCCGTGCGGCGCGACGCGGGCGGCTGAGCGGGGGGCGCATGGCGCGCCCCTTGCCATTCCCGCCCCCCGCACCGCCGGCCTCCGCGCCGGCCGCTTTCGTATCCAGCACCACCTGACCACATGCTGCTCGCGACCGCCATCGCCCTGCTCGCCTTCCAGGGGACCCCCGCGCCCGCGGCGCAGGACACCGTCCCCGACGCCTTCGACTCCCCCGCCACGCGCGAGCTGGTGGAGCGGGTGACGCGGGCGGGCTCCGTCATCCCCGAGGAGCTGGCCGACTACCGGGCCGACTACCGCAGCGCGGTGTACCTGTCGCTCCGCCCGGACTCGGCGCTGGCCGGCGAGGTCCCCGTCACGGTGGA includes these proteins:
- a CDS encoding glycerophosphodiester phosphodiesterase family protein; its protein translation is MLAFPTRTLILGHRGAPLEAPENTFGAFRMAVEAGADGVELDVQRSADGAPVVIHDLTLDRTTEGRGEVRAHSWAELARLHAGPGEPLRRLREVADWAAGSGAWLNVELKGEGTEAAALAALERAGVLERTFVSSFLPTVVLEVGRLAPGVRRAMVTEVWDATVAELVRDCGAGGVCIHRALATPERLAELAAARLPTVVWTVDDPAEIRALLEARVAAIITNDPRTAVAVRRDAGG